The Desulfurobacterium atlanticum genome includes the window GGGATAAGTCTGTGTTCGGATAAACCTGTAATTTCAAGAAGTTCTCCGATTATTTCAAGGCCCAGGGTGAGCACAAGGATAAAATAGATCAATCCCTGAGATTTTAAAAGGAGCAGGGCATAGGCTACGACGAGAATGGCACCGATAACTCTATCTTTCAACTACCAAGACCTCCAAATCTTCTTTCCCGACGGGAGTAGTCTTCTATAGCCTTTTTAAACTCTTCCGGTGTAAAGTCAGGCCATAAGGTGTCTGTAAACCAGAGCTCTGTGTATGCGGATTGCCACAGCAGGAAGTTTGATATTCTCAACTCTCCACTTGTTCTTATTAAAAGGTCAAGGTCGGGGAGTTCGGGCATATAAAGATAATTTTTAATTGTCTCTTCCGTAATCTCTTTTACTCCTTCTTTTATTGCTCTATTTACTGCATCAACTATCTCCTGTCTTCCTCCGTAGTTTACAGTAAAAACGGCAGTCATACTTTTGCAGTGAGAGGTTTTTTCCTCTATTTCCGCAAATCCCTTTTTTAGATACTCAGGAAGCTGCCACAATCTTCCAATAGCTTTGAATTTTACGTCCTCATCAAGGAAAAGCTGCAGTTTGGATTTAACGTATTCATACATAAGATTAAAAAGAAATTCCACTTCTTCCTTTGGTCTTTTCCAGTTCTCTGTGGAAAAGGCGTACAGGGAAAGATACTTTACTCCTATCCTCTTTGCAGCTTTCACTATCTCTACGGTTACTTCTGCTCCCACCCTGTGTCCTTCTATCCTTGGCAATCCTTTTCTTACTGCCCATCTGCCGTTGCCGTCCATTATTATTCCAACGTGGACAGGAATGTTTTTCATATTCTCAAGTTTCTCCCTGATTAGAATTTGTGGTTATAAGGACTGTCGTTCTTTAAGTAATCTATGAATTTTGCAAGTTCCTGAGTTTTACCTACTAACATGAAATGAATCCCTTTTCCAAATTCTGCTATTGCGTGGGCAAGTTCAAGAGTGTATTCCCAGCCGTAGGTGTAAGGATCTTTAACTTTTTCAAGTTTTTCAATAAATGGGGCAGGTACAGATTCCGGGTTAAGTTTTCTTATAAAGTTTGCCATTTTTAGGGATTTTATCGGTAAAAGGCCTATAATAGGCACCGCTCCGGTCTCTTCTATGATTTCGTGAGTTCTTTTTGCGGTTTTTATATCATAGACAGGCTGAGTCTGGATGAATTTTGCTCCAAGTTCAACTTTCTTTTTTAACTTTGCAATCTGTAGATTTTCAGGTCCTGCAAACGGGTTAAATACTGCTCCGACAGTAAATTCAGGCTTTCCGTTTAGTTCTTTTCCGTTTATCAGAAACCCCTCCTGAAGTGTTTTTACCATCTTTAGCATTTGCAATGAATCTACATCAAATACAGGTTTTGCCCTTTTTTCGTCTCCTAAAGTTGTAAAGTCTCCCGTCATAATGGAGATGTTTCTTATTCCCAGCATGTATGCACCGAGAAGATCGGATTGAAGAGCTATTTTGTTTCTGTCCCTTGCAGTAAACTGACATATCGGCTCAAATCCTCTATCAAGGAGAATCTTTGACATTGCAACAGCAGATGCTCTTACCATTGACCGCTGGTTGTCTGTGACATTAAAGGCATCTATGTAGCCTTTGAGCGGTTTTATTCCTTTTAGAATCTTTTCCGGGTCTGTTCCGCGGGGAGGAGCTACTTCTGCAGTTATTATGAATTTTCCGTTTTTCAGTTTCTCGCTAAATTTCATTTTCAAACCGCCTTGGATGGTTTGAAATGGAAAAGTCTGTAAATTCAATATCTTTAAAAAGATGTAATTCTTTGTTTATCTTTTTTAACTTTCTCTCTATGGTAAACCAGATACATTCAACGTCGTTGTTAACTTCACACATTCCGCCTATTGCTCCTCCGCAGGGGCCGTATTTGAGGGATTTTGGACATCTTGCCACGGGGCAGATGCTTCCGGTGGTAGAGATTATGCAATCTCCGCAGGCTATACAGTATTCTTTAAAAACTTCCCTGTGGCTGTCAGAACCGATAAAAAGAGTTGAAACTCCTGTTACTACAGGGATTTCTGTTTCTTCGGAAAGAACCTGAGTTCCGGCTCCACAGGCAAGGGATACGATTATATCTGTATTTTTAAACTTTAATTTTCTTACTCTTTCAACTATGCATGTGCCCCCAAGGGTTAAAACTTCTACTATCTCTTTACCATTGTTTTCAAGAAACTGGGCTACCTCTTTTGCTTCTTTCAGTCCTCCCTGCATACATCTACCAGAACCCAATTCGCATCCCATCAGTGTCACTTTTCTGTAACCGTTGAGAGTTTTCAAAATTTCGTTAAACGGTTTAAGCTTTACAACAACCATTTTGAATGCTCCGGAGTTTAGAGGTTGAATTTTTCTATGATTGCAGTTTTCTTTAGCTTTTCAAGATACTCTTTAAGTGCTTCTTTGTATTTCGTTGCAAGGAGACGATTTTCTATCTTTTTTCTGTCACAGTTTTTATATTTTTCACTTGTCACGTATAGAATGTAGGTGCTGTTGTTCAATTCTATTCTGACAGGTTCTTTTATTTTTGCCTGCCATATCGCTTTATCAATCTTTTCAAGAAGAGAACCTTTCTTTACGTTTCCGAGAAATCCTTTTTCACATTCTTGTTCCTGTGTGCATATCTTTGTTGCATTTTCAAAAGCTTCTCCTTTCTCAAGGAGATGGAATATCCTGTTGGCGATGGTAGTGTTTTCTGTTTTAACATAGTAAACTTCTCTTGTAGGTTCTGACTTCTTGCTGCACACACGGTCAATTTCAACGGGAGATATAGATAGTTTTCTTTTTACTTCAATATCTATGAGTCTCTGAATTATCAATTGTTCTTTTATCTTCCTTTTTATTTCTCTGAAAGGAATACCTGCTTTTTCCACGGCTTTTTTGAACTCTTCAACGGATTTATAACCGTTTGCTTTTGCAAGGTTTTCAAGGGCGGCGTTTAAAGCAGTTTCCGGGATGGTAATCCTTTTTTTCTTAGCTTCGGATAGAAGAAGCGCTTTCTGGGTAAGTTCTTCAAGAGCGATTTTTTCATCCACTTTGTTCTCAGTTTGATACCTTTTTACATCGCTGTAGAGGATAGGAATGCCGTTGACAGTTTCAATGATATAGTCAACGACTTTTCCGGTGGTTTTAGCTAAGGCTGTTCCTATAAAAAAGAAGGGGAGGAGAAACGGGATTAACCGCTTCATTTTATATCTCCTGTTATTTCAACTTTATGGTTCTTCTTTATAGAGTTTATATACTTTTCAACAGCTTTTTGCTGTTTTTCTTTTATTAATTGTGCTTTAAGAAATGCTTTTATCTGGTCAAAAGGAACAGGTTTTCCATCCATCCCTTTCAGCTCATTTTTTCTCTTCTCGTAATATCCCTTAAGCTCTTTATCTGTCACTTCAAACTCTTTCTGGGAGATGTTCTTGTTTAAAAGAGCGGTAGCAAGAATCTGTTTTACAGCATTGTCTATCTGTCTTTTAACTTCTGGGTCTTTATCTATTCCCCTTTTTTTAGCTTCTTGAACAAGAATTTCCTGTTCTATAAGGTAATTGAGCAATTCCTTTTTGATTTTCGGGTCATTTTTGTCGTATTGGGGAGGTAGCGTTTCAAGAAGAGCATTTAGATCTTCCGATGTGATAACGACGTTGTCAACTTTTGCAAGCACTTTAGGTTTGGCTATAGCAGGTGCAGTTGTAACTGCTATAATTGCTGCAGCGGTTAAGAGCTTTTTCATCAAATCCTCCAGCTTAAGTTTGGTTTTCTTAAAGGTATTAAAAAATTTTTTCAGGTCAATTGCAATGTAAAGAGAAAATGCATAACTTTACCCGTTGTAATTTTGCTATCATACCACAGACCAGTTCAGTTTAAAGAGAGAAGTCATGAAGAAGCGATTTATAAATTTGAGAGAAATAACGGTTAAAGAACCTTTAAAGGTAGATACAGAGTTTAGCGAAAAGGTGCTTGACCTTCCTGAAGAGGAGGTTGTTAAAAGTTCACCTTTTAAGCTCCATATTGAGATAAGCAAAAGGGCTGTCGGATATAGTGTTAAAGGTAATATAAAGGGTACATTAACTTTGAAATGCAGTAGATGTGATAGGGACTTTGAAGAGAAGCTTAATGTTGATTTTTCCTATGATCTTATGCCAACTTCTGAAATTACGGAAGGGCAGATAAAGCAGGGGGAACTTGACGTTAAGTTTTCAGATGAAGATGTGCTTGACCTTTCAGATGTTGTAAGAGAACAGATTTTTTTGAATCTTCCACTTAAGCCTCTGTGTGATGAGAAGTGTGAGGTTGTAGAGTATAAAGAGATAGAGGAAGTGGAGGAAAAGGACGATAGGTGGAGTAAGCTTAAAAGTTTAAAAGAAAAACTTGAAAGAAAGGAGAAGTGAGATGGCGGTTCCAAAGAGAAGAGTTTCAAGCACAAGAAGAGATAAAAGAAGAACCCACTGGAAGGCTAAAAAACCGGCAATATCTGTTTGCCCAAGCTGTTATCAGCCAAAGCTTCCCCACAGGGTCTGCAAGCATTGTGGGTATTACAACGGAAAGCAGGTTATTGAGGTAGAAGAGTAATCATGAGAATAATCCTTGATGCCATGGGGGGTGATAACGCTCCCCATGTTCCTGTTTTAGGAGCTGTTCAGGCGGTAAAGGAGTTTGGGTTGTCTGTTCTTCTTGTGGGGCAGGAATCGGTTTTAAAAAGAGAGCTTGATAAGTATTCCTACCCCGCAGGAAGGATAGAGATTGTCAACGCTGATGATGTTGTAACCATGGAAGACCAGCCTTCCGATGTTGTGAAAAAAAAGAAAGGTTCTTCCATTCATGTTGGTGCAAAGCTTTTGAAAGAAGGTGAAGGAGACGCTTTTGTAAGCGCTGGAAACACTGGAGCGGTAATGGCCGTTTCTCTTTTTACTTTAGGAAGAATTAAAGGGGTTGATAGACCTGCCATTTCAGCAATTCTTCCCAATCTAAAAGCGCAGACCTTTCTTCTTGATGTTGGAGCAAACGTTGACTGTAAACCGATCCATTTGTTGCAGTTTGCTATTATGGGTGAGGCTTATGCAAGGTATGTTCTTAAAGAGGAAAATCCGAGAGTTGGCCTTTTAAGTATCGGAGAGGAAGACACGAAAGGTAATGAGTTAACAAAGGAAGCTTTTAAGCTTCTTAAGAAAGCGAAAGAGAAAGGTTTGAATTTTATCGGTAATGCTGAAGGAAGAGATATTTACACAGGTGATTTTGATGTTATTGTGTGTGATGGATTTGTCGGAAATGTTTGTTTAAAGCTCAGTGAAAGTGTTGCCAAAATTCTTGCAAAGATTTTAAAAGAAGAGATAGAGAAACACTTTATTTCACGGATTGGAGCGGTAACCCTTATACCTGCTATAAAAGGGTTTAAAAAACGGATAGACTATGCTGAGTGGGGTGGTGCTCCGCTTCTTGGAGTTAAGAAGCCTGTTATAATAGCCCATGGAAGTTCCAACGCAAAGGCGATGAAAAATGCTATTAGAGTTGGTGCTGAATTTGCTGATACTCATGTGGTTGAGCATATAGAGGAAAACATTCAAAAGTATGGGAAGATAAATGGGGATTAAAATAGTTTCTACCGGGTCTTATGTTCCTGAAAAGGTTCTTACCAACTTTGACCTTGAAAAGATGGTTGAAACTTCAGATGAGTGGATAACCACTCGCACAGGTATAAAAGAGAGAAGAATTGCTGAAAGTGAAACAACTTCAGAACTTGCCACAAAGGCGGTTATTTCTGCTCTCGGAAGAGAAACCGGAGAAGATATTGACCTTTTTATAACCGCTACAGCAACTCCTGATATGTTTTTCCCTTCAACTGCCTGTCTTGTTCAGAGTAATTTAAAAAATAAAAGAGCAGTTGCATTTGATGTGTCAGCTGCCTGTACAGGGTTTATATACGCCCTTTATGTTGCAGATTCAATAATGAGAACAAAAGAGATAGAAAAAGCTGTTGTTATCGGGGCGGAGAGATTTTCAAAAATAATAGACTGGAAGGATAGAAGTACATGTATCCTTTTCGGTGATGGTGCTGGAGCAGTTGTTCTTGAAAAGGGAGAAGAAGAGGGGATTTTAGGATTTGATATAGGAGCTGATGGTTCTTATAAGGATTTACTTAAGGTTGAAAGTGTAGGTTCAAATGGTGAGTATCCCTGGTATCTTTTTATGAAAGGTAACGAGGTTTTTAAAATCGCTGTTAGAACTATGGCTGAATCTGCAAAAAATGTCCTTGAAAAAACTGGAATTTCTCCTGATGAGATAAAACTACTTGTTCCTCACCAGGCAAACTACAGAATTATAGATGCGGTAGCAAAAAGACTTGGAATTAAAAATGATAAAATATTCATTAACCTTGATAAATACGGTAATACAAGTGCAGCTTCTATTCCGATAGCTCTTGATGAAGCTGTTAGAGAAGGTAGAGTTGGTAAGGGAGACCTTGTGCTTATGGTTGCCTTTGGCGGAGGTTTCACCTGGGGTTCCTGTATAGTTAGACTTTAGGAGGGTGGCATGATAAATACGAGAATTTGTGAACTTCTTGGCATTAAATATCCTGTTCTTCAGGGTGGAATGGCGTGGATAGCTGATGGTGAACTTGCCGCTGCCGTTTCAAATGCTGGAGGACTCGGGATTATAGCCGGGGGGAATAGGACAGCAGATGAGTTAAGAGAAGAGATAAGGAAGTGTAAAGAGCTTACAGATAAGCCTTTTGGTGTTAATATAATGCTTATGATGCCAAATGCTGAAGAGATTATAGATGTTTGTCTTGATGAGGAAGTGCCTGTTGTTACGACAGGAGCGGGGAATCCCGGTAAATATATTCCTGCATTTAAAGAAAAAGGGATAAAAGTTATTCCTGTTGTAGCAAGTGATGCTCTTGCAAAAAGGATGGAAAGAATAGGGTGTGATGCTGTTATTGCAGAGGGGATGGAAGCAGGCGGACATATAGGGAAGTTAACAACTATGGTTTTGATACCTGCAATAGTAAAGGCGGTTTCAATTCCTGTTATAGCGGCTGGTGGTATTGCTCTTGGTGAGCAGGCGGCTGCTGCATTTGCCCTTGGTGCTGAAGGTATCCAGATGGGAACAAGATTCTTGGCTGCTAAAGAGTGTAATGTACATCCAAAATATAAAGAAAAAATCTTTAAAGCCAGATTTAATCAGGTTACTGTTACGGGTATTACAACAGGTCATCCTGTTAGACTGATAGAGAATAAGCTTACCAAAAAATTTGAAGAGCTTGAGTTTTCCGGTGCTCCGAAAGAAGAGCTTGAAGAGCTTGGAAGAGGTAGATTAAGGCTTGCCGCAGAGCAGGGTGATATTGAATGGGGTTCTGTAATGGCAGGTCAGGTTGTCGGCTATGTGAATAAAGAGGAAACTGTGGAAGAGATAATAAAAGATGTTATGGAAGGCGCACAAAAGGTTATTTCTACTTTGTGTGAGAGATTTAACGGTTAGAGGATAAAAAAGATGAAAGTTTTTGAAGGAAAACTTAAAGCTGATGGTTTAAAGTTTGCGATAGTTGTTAGCAGGTTTAACTCATTTATTACAGATAGACTTGTTGAGGGAGCGGTTGATTGTATAGTGAGGCATGGTGGGGATGAATCCCTGATAGATATTTATAAGGTTCCCGGTTCTTTTGAGCTTCCACTTGCTGTGAAAAGGGTTGCAAAAAAGGATTATGATGCAGTTATTGCCCTTGGGGCTGTTATAAGGGGAGAAACTCCTCACTTTGATTATGTCGCTGCTGAAGTGAGTAAAGGGATAGCAAAGGTTATGCTTGATATTGAAAAACCTATAGCTTTTGGTGTTTTAACTACCGATACCGTTGAGCAGGCGATAGATAGAGCTGGAACAAAAGCAGGAAATAAGGGATGGGAAGCGGCTCTGTCTGCCATAGAGATGGTTAATCTCTTTAAAGCTTAGGGGATTTCATGGATTTGACAAACAAACAGAAAAGGGAAGCAAGAACACATGCTGTTTTGATGCTTTATCAGTATGATATAGGGAATTTTTCTCCAGAAGAAGTAAAAGAGCTTTACAGAGAAGAGGCTGAAGTTTCATCCTTAGAAGTTTTTAAAGCGGCGCAGGAGCTTTTTGAAAGAACATTGAGAAATCTTGAAAACATAGATAAGACTATAGCTAAATACTTAAAGAAAGGATGGAAAGTTGAGAGGCTTCTTCCTCTTGATAGAGCTATTTTAAGAGTTGCAACAGAAGAGCTTTTGAACGGTTCATTTTCTCCGCAGGCTGCAATTATAAACGATGCTGTAGAGATAGCCAAAGATTACGGTGAGGATGAGAGATCTCCAAAATTTATAAACGCCATTCTTGACAGGATCTCAAAGGAAAGATGCGAATAGGCCTTCTTGCAGGGAGCGGAAAGCTTCCTGCCGAATTTCTAAAAAGTGCCAGAAGTAAAGGTTATCAAACTGTTCTTTTTGCAATTCAGGGTATTACCGATAAAGATATTTATTCTGTTGCTGATAAAGTTTATGAAATAAAACCTTTTAAATTGGGAAAATTTTTATCTTTTCTTAAAAAGGAGAGACTTTCTGAAATTGCCATTTTAGGAAAAGTAGAGCATAAAGAGGCACTTTCTTTCAAAAATCTTGATTTTAAAGCGGTTACTTTTATGCTTAAACTGAAAGATAAAAGGGCGGAAGGGATTATCGGCGGAATAATAGAAGAGATAGAAAATGTTGGTGTTGAAGTTATAAATCCTGAACGATTTCTATCCCATATACTGCCTGAA containing:
- a CDS encoding methylenetetrahydrofolate reductase → MKFSEKLKNGKFIITAEVAPPRGTDPEKILKGIKPLKGYIDAFNVTDNQRSMVRASAVAMSKILLDRGFEPICQFTARDRNKIALQSDLLGAYMLGIRNISIMTGDFTTLGDEKRAKPVFDVDSLQMLKMVKTLQEGFLINGKELNGKPEFTVGAVFNPFAGPENLQIAKLKKKVELGAKFIQTQPVYDIKTAKRTHEIIEETGAVPIIGLLPIKSLKMANFIRKLNPESVPAPFIEKLEKVKDPYTYGWEYTLELAHAIAEFGKGIHFMLVGKTQELAKFIDYLKNDSPYNHKF
- the rpmF gene encoding 50S ribosomal protein L32 is translated as MAVPKRRVSSTRRDKRRTHWKAKKPAISVCPSCYQPKLPHRVCKHCGYYNGKQVIEVEE
- the nusB gene encoding transcription antitermination factor NusB, with the translated sequence MDLTNKQKREARTHAVLMLYQYDIGNFSPEEVKELYREEAEVSSLEVFKAAQELFERTLRNLENIDKTIAKYLKKGWKVERLLPLDRAILRVATEELLNGSFSPQAAIINDAVEIAKDYGEDERSPKFINAILDRISKERCE
- a CDS encoding beta-ketoacyl-ACP synthase III; its protein translation is MGIKIVSTGSYVPEKVLTNFDLEKMVETSDEWITTRTGIKERRIAESETTSELATKAVISALGRETGEDIDLFITATATPDMFFPSTACLVQSNLKNKRAVAFDVSAACTGFIYALYVADSIMRTKEIEKAVVIGAERFSKIIDWKDRSTCILFGDGAGAVVLEKGEEEGILGFDIGADGSYKDLLKVESVGSNGEYPWYLFMKGNEVFKIAVRTMAESAKNVLEKTGISPDEIKLLVPHQANYRIIDAVAKRLGIKNDKIFINLDKYGNTSAASIPIALDEAVREGRVGKGDLVLMVAFGGGFTWGSCIVRL
- a CDS encoding YceD family protein codes for the protein MKKRFINLREITVKEPLKVDTEFSEKVLDLPEEEVVKSSPFKLHIEISKRAVGYSVKGNIKGTLTLKCSRCDRDFEEKLNVDFSYDLMPTSEITEGQIKQGELDVKFSDEDVLDLSDVVREQIFLNLPLKPLCDEKCEVVEYKEIEEVEEKDDRWSKLKSLKEKLERKEK
- the uppS gene encoding polyprenyl diphosphate synthase — protein: MKNIPVHVGIIMDGNGRWAVRKGLPRIEGHRVGAEVTVEIVKAAKRIGVKYLSLYAFSTENWKRPKEEVEFLFNLMYEYVKSKLQLFLDEDVKFKAIGRLWQLPEYLKKGFAEIEEKTSHCKSMTAVFTVNYGGRQEIVDAVNRAIKEGVKEITEETIKNYLYMPELPDLDLLIRTSGELRISNFLLWQSAYTELWFTDTLWPDFTPEEFKKAIEDYSRRERRFGGLGS
- a CDS encoding SurA N-terminal domain-containing protein, encoding MKRLIPFLLPFFFIGTALAKTTGKVVDYIIETVNGIPILYSDVKRYQTENKVDEKIALEELTQKALLLSEAKKKRITIPETALNAALENLAKANGYKSVEEFKKAVEKAGIPFREIKRKIKEQLIIQRLIDIEVKRKLSISPVEIDRVCSKKSEPTREVYYVKTENTTIANRIFHLLEKGEAFENATKICTQEQECEKGFLGNVKKGSLLEKIDKAIWQAKIKEPVRIELNNSTYILYVTSEKYKNCDRKKIENRLLATKYKEALKEYLEKLKKTAIIEKFNL
- the fabK gene encoding enoyl-[acyl-carrier-protein] reductase FabK; amino-acid sequence: MINTRICELLGIKYPVLQGGMAWIADGELAAAVSNAGGLGIIAGGNRTADELREEIRKCKELTDKPFGVNIMLMMPNAEEIIDVCLDEEVPVVTTGAGNPGKYIPAFKEKGIKVIPVVASDALAKRMERIGCDAVIAEGMEAGGHIGKLTTMVLIPAIVKAVSIPVIAAGGIALGEQAAAAFALGAEGIQMGTRFLAAKECNVHPKYKEKIFKARFNQVTVTGITTGHPVRLIENKLTKKFEELEFSGAPKEELEELGRGRLRLAAEQGDIEWGSVMAGQVVGYVNKEETVEEIIKDVMEGAQKVISTLCERFNG
- a CDS encoding methylenetetrahydrofolate reductase C-terminal domain-containing protein produces the protein MVVVKLKPFNEILKTLNGYRKVTLMGCELGSGRCMQGGLKEAKEVAQFLENNGKEIVEVLTLGGTCIVERVRKLKFKNTDIIVSLACGAGTQVLSEETEIPVVTGVSTLFIGSDSHREVFKEYCIACGDCIISTTGSICPVARCPKSLKYGPCGGAIGGMCEVNNDVECIWFTIERKLKKINKELHLFKDIEFTDFSISNHPRRFENEI
- the ribH gene encoding 6,7-dimethyl-8-ribityllumazine synthase, which translates into the protein MKVFEGKLKADGLKFAIVVSRFNSFITDRLVEGAVDCIVRHGGDESLIDIYKVPGSFELPLAVKRVAKKDYDAVIALGAVIRGETPHFDYVAAEVSKGIAKVMLDIEKPIAFGVLTTDTVEQAIDRAGTKAGNKGWEAALSAIEMVNLFKA
- the plsX gene encoding phosphate acyltransferase PlsX; its protein translation is MRIILDAMGGDNAPHVPVLGAVQAVKEFGLSVLLVGQESVLKRELDKYSYPAGRIEIVNADDVVTMEDQPSDVVKKKKGSSIHVGAKLLKEGEGDAFVSAGNTGAVMAVSLFTLGRIKGVDRPAISAILPNLKAQTFLLDVGANVDCKPIHLLQFAIMGEAYARYVLKEENPRVGLLSIGEEDTKGNELTKEAFKLLKKAKEKGLNFIGNAEGRDIYTGDFDVIVCDGFVGNVCLKLSESVAKILAKILKEEIEKHFISRIGAVTLIPAIKGFKKRIDYAEWGGAPLLGVKKPVIIAHGSSNAKAMKNAIRVGAEFADTHVVEHIEENIQKYGKINGD
- a CDS encoding LpxI family protein translates to MRIGLLAGSGKLPAEFLKSARSKGYQTVLFAIQGITDKDIYSVADKVYEIKPFKLGKFLSFLKKERLSEIAILGKVEHKEALSFKNLDFKAVTFMLKLKDKRAEGIIGGIIEEIENVGVEVINPERFLSHILPEKGVICGKITSDIEKDITFGFKMAKEIATLDIGQTVVVKNGIVIAVEGIEGTDKCIERAGELAGEGFVVCKAARKKQDMRIDVPTVGINTLETIARYGGKALCIEAGKTYIPEIENFKEVARKKGLTVIAV